The Planctomycetota bacterium genome window below encodes:
- a CDS encoding cation:proton antiporter, which yields MEHVSHEFLFNLAMVLGVAALTTVLFQALHQPVVLGYLLAGLIVGPHTPIPLVADEKTIHTLSELGVILLMFSLGLEFSLSRLFQVLGTAGLVAVIQCSLMIWLGYIVGQMFGWTAMESFFTGALLAISSTTIIVKAFDEYGQASKRLVELVFGVLIVEDLIAILLLAMLTASASGAKMSADEVVWTVARLVAFLVALVGVGLLIVPRAFRQIAALRRPETMLVASVGFCFTIALLAQWAGYSVALGAFLAGALVAESGRAHEIEHLVRPVRDMFAAIFFVAVGMLLDPALIAAHWLAVVVLTVVVVLGKFIGVAVGAFLTGYSIRTSVQAGMSLAQIGEFSFIIAGVGLALGATDTFLYPVAVAVSAITTLLTPWLIRASTPVAEFIDRRLPKPLQTFAALYGSWLEQFRATPHEPSMWQRLRRLIGLLLIDAGLLGGVLIGSALAMQHSQAWIQDRFAAPDYVARIVVIVTCILVSAPFCFGIARCAQSLGKLLATEALPAAAAGKLDLAAAPRQALVLTFQLAIVLLVGVPLVAVTQPFLPPFGGAALLAAVLCVMILGFLRSAAQFQGHVRAGSQMIAEFLSQHAPASTDGAKDDALATLDRLLPGMGTPTAVRLEAGSPAVGKSLRQLNLRGLTAATVLAIARGNEGILPTGKEELMEGDVLALAGTHESIAAARQLLLPSAATAS from the coding sequence ATGGAACACGTCAGCCACGAATTTCTCTTTAACCTGGCAATGGTGCTGGGCGTGGCGGCGCTCACCACCGTCTTGTTCCAGGCGCTCCATCAACCGGTCGTGCTCGGCTATCTGCTGGCCGGGCTGATCGTTGGGCCCCACACGCCCATTCCGCTGGTGGCCGACGAGAAAACGATTCACACGCTGTCCGAGTTGGGCGTGATCTTGCTGATGTTCTCGCTGGGGCTCGAGTTCAGCCTCAGTCGTTTGTTCCAGGTGCTCGGCACGGCCGGCCTCGTGGCGGTCATCCAGTGCAGCTTGATGATCTGGCTCGGCTACATCGTGGGACAGATGTTCGGCTGGACCGCGATGGAAAGTTTTTTCACCGGCGCGCTACTTGCCATCAGCAGCACCACGATCATCGTCAAAGCCTTCGATGAATACGGCCAAGCGTCCAAACGGCTGGTCGAACTGGTGTTCGGCGTGCTGATTGTCGAAGACCTGATCGCGATTCTACTCTTGGCCATGCTGACGGCCAGCGCCTCGGGCGCGAAAATGTCGGCTGATGAAGTCGTCTGGACGGTGGCTCGGCTGGTGGCGTTTCTGGTGGCGCTGGTCGGCGTGGGGCTGCTGATCGTCCCCCGGGCCTTTCGCCAGATTGCCGCCCTGCGCCGGCCCGAGACAATGCTCGTGGCCAGCGTCGGCTTCTGCTTCACCATCGCGCTGTTGGCCCAGTGGGCCGGCTACTCGGTCGCGCTTGGCGCGTTCCTGGCTGGGGCGCTGGTGGCCGAGTCGGGCCGGGCGCACGAGATCGAGCACCTGGTCCGTCCGGTGCGCGATATGTTCGCCGCTATCTTCTTCGTGGCCGTGGGCATGTTGTTGGACCCGGCGTTGATCGCCGCCCACTGGCTGGCCGTCGTTGTGCTAACGGTGGTTGTGGTGCTGGGCAAGTTTATCGGCGTGGCCGTCGGCGCGTTCCTGACCGGCTACAGCATTCGCACCTCGGTCCAGGCGGGCATGAGCCTGGCGCAAATCGGCGAGTTCTCGTTCATCATCGCCGGCGTCGGACTGGCGCTCGGCGCGACCGACACTTTTCTTTATCCAGTGGCGGTCGCGGTATCGGCGATCACGACGTTACTGACTCCCTGGTTGATCCGCGCCTCGACACCGGTGGCCGAGTTTATCGACCGGCGCTTGCCCAAGCCGTTGCAGACGTTTGCCGCGCTGTACGGTTCGTGGCTCGAACAGTTTCGCGCCACGCCGCACGAGCCCAGCATGTGGCAACGGCTAAGGCGGTTGATCGGGCTGCTATTGATCGACGCCGGCTTGTTGGGCGGGGTGCTCATCGGCAGCGCCCTGGCCATGCAACACTCCCAGGCATGGATTCAAGATCGCTTTGCCGCGCCGGACTACGTGGCGCGAATCGTGGTCATCGTCACCTGCATCCTGGTGTCAGCCCCCTTTTGCTTTGGCATCGCCCGCTGCGCCCAGTCGCTGGGGAAGTTGCTGGCGACCGAGGCACTGCCGGCCGCGGCGGCGGGCAAACTGGACCTGGCGGCCGCGCCGCGCCAAGCGCTGGTGCTGACGTTTCAACTGGCGATTGTGCTGCTGGTCGGCGTGCCGCTGGTGGCGGTGACCCAGCCGTTCCTGCCGCCGTTCGGCGGGGCGGCCCTGTTGGCCGCGGTGCTGTGCGTCATGATCCTCGGCTTCCTGCGTTCGGCCGCTCAATTCCAGGGGCACGTTCGCGCCGGCTCGCAGATGATCGCCGAGTTTCTCTCGCAACACGCGCCAGCTTCAACCGACGGCGCCAAGGACGACGCGCTGGCCACGCTCGATCGCTTGCTGCCCGGCATGGGCACGCCGACGGCAGTGCGACTGGAAGCAGGAAGCCCGGCGGTGGGGAAATCGCTGCGGCAACTTAACCTCCGCGGCTTGACCGCGGCCACGGTGCTGGCCATCGCGCGCGGCAACGAAGGCATCCTGCCCACCGGCAAGGAAGAGCTGATGGAAGGAGACGTGCTAGCGCTGGCCGGCACGCACGAATCGATCGCGGCGGCGCGGCAACTACTGCTACCGAGCGCGGCCACAGCGAGCTAG
- a CDS encoding dihydrodipicolinate synthase family protein, with protein sequence MTNALTSAPNKILPALVTPLSPSGRLDLASTERLIDHLYAQGVGGLYVGGGTGEGIYLDAELRRVLVEMAVGMSRGRGQVIVHVGAVEGSLAYDMALHAAGAGADAVASIPPFAGGFSWDEIYGYYRTLCELSPIPVIGYYIPSLTGMPLSIDRLAQLAELPNLAGFKVTDSNLYITERLLSRLRPDQLIYNGPDELLSLGLMLGAHGGIGTTYNFMPKLILQIAALSAAGQHAEAVAVQKQVNRVIEILLTCQFVAATKQILVWQGLLQHAACAAPRASLTAEQQAELRRKLDQSPIADTLVK encoded by the coding sequence ATGACAAACGCCCTCACGAGCGCTCCAAACAAGATTCTGCCCGCCTTGGTCACGCCGCTGTCCCCCTCGGGCAGGTTGGACCTGGCCAGCACCGAGCGGCTGATCGATCACTTGTACGCGCAAGGGGTCGGCGGGCTGTACGTCGGCGGCGGGACCGGCGAGGGGATTTATCTCGATGCCGAGCTGCGCCGCGTGCTGGTCGAGATGGCCGTCGGCATGTCGCGCGGCCGCGGACAAGTGATCGTTCACGTCGGCGCGGTCGAAGGATCGCTGGCTTATGACATGGCCTTGCATGCCGCGGGAGCCGGAGCCGACGCCGTGGCTAGCATCCCACCGTTCGCCGGTGGTTTTAGCTGGGACGAGATTTACGGCTATTACCGCACGCTCTGCGAGCTGAGCCCGATCCCGGTCATTGGGTATTACATTCCCAGCTTGACGGGCATGCCGTTGTCGATCGATCGGCTGGCCCAGTTGGCCGAGCTACCCAACCTGGCCGGCTTCAAGGTGACCGACAGCAATCTGTACATCACCGAGCGGCTGCTCTCGCGCTTGCGCCCCGACCAGTTGATCTACAACGGGCCTGACGAGCTGCTGTCGCTGGGGCTGATGCTCGGCGCGCACGGCGGCATTGGGACGACGTACAACTTCATGCCGAAGCTGATTCTGCAGATCGCGGCCCTGTCGGCGGCCGGCCAGCACGCCGAGGCCGTGGCCGTGCAGAAGCAAGTAAACCGCGTGATCGAAATCCTGCTCACCTGTCAGTTCGTGGCGGCGACGAAGCAGATTTTGGTCTGGCAGGGCTTGCTGCAGCACGCAGCCTGCGCCGCCCCCCGCGCGTCGCTTACGGCCGAGCAGCAAGCCGAGCTGCGCCGCAAGCTGGATCAATCCCCCATCGCCGACACGCTGGTGAAATAG
- a CDS encoding type II toxin-antitoxin system RelE/ParE family toxin: MATPKPPLSVVRSPTALNELHGIWRWNVERYGLAHADVYVALLERAIDVLGEAYNRGRPVAGRPDLRYIIVRRKAKGHGHVVAYRVDEQHVNILHVFHTAQNWQEHLAE, encoded by the coding sequence ATGGCTACGCCAAAACCCCCGCTAAGTGTCGTCCGCTCGCCAACGGCACTCAACGAGCTTCATGGTATTTGGCGATGGAACGTCGAACGCTATGGCTTGGCCCATGCGGACGTCTATGTTGCCTTGCTCGAGCGGGCCATTGACGTTCTAGGCGAAGCGTACAACCGGGGACGGCCGGTTGCCGGCCGGCCCGATTTGCGGTACATCATCGTCCGCCGTAAAGCGAAGGGGCACGGCCACGTCGTGGCCTATCGTGTCGATGAGCAGCACGTAAACATTCTGCACGTGTTTCACACAGCACAGAACTGGCAGGAACACCTGGCCGAATAA